One region of Wyeomyia smithii strain HCP4-BCI-WySm-NY-G18 chromosome 3, ASM2978416v1, whole genome shotgun sequence genomic DNA includes:
- the LOC129727567 gene encoding ATP-binding cassette sub-family G member 4 isoform X1, with the protein MSEANESGSCSVTNNLLDDNRKNGTVRVQIVPSQPKTLSHLPTRPAVDLAFHNLNYRVKEGRRNNVKTILKEVSGRLRSGELTAIMGPSGAGKSTLLNILTGYKTTNIEGSITMNGKERNLSQFRKLSAYIMQDNQLHANLTVEEAMHVATSLKLSQRIEKSEKLHVIKEILETLGLDEHRATLTRNLSGGQQKRLSIALELVNNPPIMFFDEPTSGLDSSTCFQCVSLLKFLARGGRTIICTIHQPSARLFEMFDQLYTLADGQCVYQGSTKQLVPFLGTLDLECPSYHNPASYIIEVACGEHGDHTRKLVNAIDNGKRDVRGENDFPALKNKKNENGNVNANLKSNYDKLNGNSNKYAENLNLGGNGLLPPSMVNDIAKETTTETVKISVEPEKEPEVNTALLPADGQIDAGLSPERYPTSEFHQFWVVLKRTLLFSRRDWTLMYLRLFAHILVGFLIGALYYDIGNDGAKVLSNLGFLFFNMLFLMYTSMTITILSFPLEMPVLLKENFNRWYSLRSYYLAITVSDIPFQAIFCVFYVSIVYYFTSQPLEWFRFSMFLGSCLLISFVAQSVGLVVGAAMNVQNGVFLAPVMSVPFLLFSGFFVSFDAIPIYLRWITYLSYIRYGFEGTALATYSYGREKLKCYQVYCHFKSPTTTLEELDMLDANFTLDIVALVVIFVVLRVAAFLFLRWKLKTTR; encoded by the exons ATGTGAAGACCATTTTGAAGGAAGTCAGCGGCAGACTGCGATCGGGCGAGCTGACGGCCATCATGGGACCTTCGGGTGCGGGGAAAAGCACACTGTTAAACATTCTCACCGGCTACAA GACCACAAACATCGAGGGATCAATTACGATGAATGGAAAGGAGCGTAATCTTAGTCAGTTTCGCAAGTTGTCGGCCTATATCATGCAGGACAACCAGTTGCATGCCAATCTGACTGTGGAAGAAGCAATGCATGTAGCTACCAGTTTAAAGTTGAGTCAGCGAATCGAGAAAAGCGAAAAACTACATGTG atTAAGGAAATTTTGGAAACACTTGGATTAGACGAACATCGAGCGACACTGACGAGAAATCTCTCCGGAGGTCAACAGAAACGTCTCTCAATCGCTTTAGAGTTGGTCAACAACCCTCCAATTATGTTTTTCGATGAACCGACATCCGGTCTCGACTCGTCAACTTGTTTCCAGTGCGTTAGCTTGTTGAAGTTCCTCGCTAGAGGAGGGCGGACAATAATCTGCACGATTCATCAACCGTCGGCTCGCTTATTCGAAATGTTTGACCAACTGTACACTCTTGCCGACGGGCAGTGCGTGTATCAGGGAAGCACCAAGCAATTGGTACCATTCTTGGGAACCCTCGACTTAGAATGTCCGTCCTACCACAATCCGGCCAGTTACATTATTGAAGTTGCCTGCGGTGAACACGGCGATCACACGCGCAAATTGGTGAATGCTATCGACAACGGCAAGCGAGATGTTCGTGGCGAGAATGATTTTCCAGCgttgaaaaacaagaaaaacgaAAACGGAAATGTCAATGCTAATCTGAAGTCCAACTACGACAAGCTGAATGGCAACAGTAACAAATATGCTGAAAATTTGAATCTTGGAGGTAACGGATTACTTCCACCGTCCATGGTTAATGACATCGCGAAGGAAACTACGACGGAGACTGTCAAAATCAGCGTTGAGCCAGAAAAGGAACCGGAAGTCAATACCGCTCTGTTGCCCGCTGATGGACAAATTGATGCCGGTCTATCACCGGAACGGTACCCAACCTCCGAGTTTCACCAGTTCTGGGTGGTTTTGAAACGAACACTGTTGTTCAGCAGACGTGACTGG ACACTTATGTATCTTCGTTTATTCGCCCATATTCTGGTTGGTTTTCTGATCGGTGCTTTGTACTACGATATCGGTAACGACGGCGCCAAAGTACTTAGCAATCTTGGATTCCTGTTCTTCAACATGCTATTCCTGATGTACACCTCCATGACGATTACCATTCTATCAT TCCCGCTCGAGATGCCAGTCTTGttgaaggaaaattttaatCGTTGGTATTCACTGAGGTCATACTATTTGGCGATCACAGTTTCGGACATTCCATTTCAA GCGATATTTTGCGTGTTCTACGTATCGATAGTTTATTACTTTACATCACAGCCTCTGGAATGGTTCCGCTTTTCCATGTTTCTTGGTTCTTGCTTGCTGATTTCATTCGTTGCTCAAAGTGTGGGTTTAGTCGTCGGAGCGGCTATGAACGTACAAAACGGTGTCTTTTTGGCACCAGTCATGTCCGTACCGTTCCTGTTATTCTCCGGATTCTTTGTTTCGTTCGACGCCATTCCAATCTATCTTCGATGGATCACATATCTGTCCTACATTCGTTATGGATTCGAGGGAACTGCGCTGGCTACCTATTCATATGGCCGTGAAAAGCTGAAGTGTTATCAAGTATATTGTCATTTCAAGTCTCCGACAACTACGCTGGAAGAGTTGGACATGTTGGACGCTAACTTTACGCTGGACATTGTCGCCCTGGTGGTCATCTTTGTTGTATTGAGAGTTGCAGCATTCCTGTTTTTGCGATGGAAGCTCAAGACCACCAGATAA
- the LOC129727567 gene encoding ATP-binding cassette sub-family G member 4 isoform X2: MDKEYVLNNNVKNGTVRVQIVPSQPKTLSHLPTRPAVDLAFHNLNYRVKEGRRNNVKTILKEVSGRLRSGELTAIMGPSGAGKSTLLNILTGYKTTNIEGSITMNGKERNLSQFRKLSAYIMQDNQLHANLTVEEAMHVATSLKLSQRIEKSEKLHVIKEILETLGLDEHRATLTRNLSGGQQKRLSIALELVNNPPIMFFDEPTSGLDSSTCFQCVSLLKFLARGGRTIICTIHQPSARLFEMFDQLYTLADGQCVYQGSTKQLVPFLGTLDLECPSYHNPASYIIEVACGEHGDHTRKLVNAIDNGKRDVRGENDFPALKNKKNENGNVNANLKSNYDKLNGNSNKYAENLNLGGNGLLPPSMVNDIAKETTTETVKISVEPEKEPEVNTALLPADGQIDAGLSPERYPTSEFHQFWVVLKRTLLFSRRDWTLMYLRLFAHILVGFLIGALYYDIGNDGAKVLSNLGFLFFNMLFLMYTSMTITILSFPLEMPVLLKENFNRWYSLRSYYLAITVSDIPFQAIFCVFYVSIVYYFTSQPLEWFRFSMFLGSCLLISFVAQSVGLVVGAAMNVQNGVFLAPVMSVPFLLFSGFFVSFDAIPIYLRWITYLSYIRYGFEGTALATYSYGREKLKCYQVYCHFKSPTTTLEELDMLDANFTLDIVALVVIFVVLRVAAFLFLRWKLKTTR; encoded by the exons ATGTGAAGACCATTTTGAAGGAAGTCAGCGGCAGACTGCGATCGGGCGAGCTGACGGCCATCATGGGACCTTCGGGTGCGGGGAAAAGCACACTGTTAAACATTCTCACCGGCTACAA GACCACAAACATCGAGGGATCAATTACGATGAATGGAAAGGAGCGTAATCTTAGTCAGTTTCGCAAGTTGTCGGCCTATATCATGCAGGACAACCAGTTGCATGCCAATCTGACTGTGGAAGAAGCAATGCATGTAGCTACCAGTTTAAAGTTGAGTCAGCGAATCGAGAAAAGCGAAAAACTACATGTG atTAAGGAAATTTTGGAAACACTTGGATTAGACGAACATCGAGCGACACTGACGAGAAATCTCTCCGGAGGTCAACAGAAACGTCTCTCAATCGCTTTAGAGTTGGTCAACAACCCTCCAATTATGTTTTTCGATGAACCGACATCCGGTCTCGACTCGTCAACTTGTTTCCAGTGCGTTAGCTTGTTGAAGTTCCTCGCTAGAGGAGGGCGGACAATAATCTGCACGATTCATCAACCGTCGGCTCGCTTATTCGAAATGTTTGACCAACTGTACACTCTTGCCGACGGGCAGTGCGTGTATCAGGGAAGCACCAAGCAATTGGTACCATTCTTGGGAACCCTCGACTTAGAATGTCCGTCCTACCACAATCCGGCCAGTTACATTATTGAAGTTGCCTGCGGTGAACACGGCGATCACACGCGCAAATTGGTGAATGCTATCGACAACGGCAAGCGAGATGTTCGTGGCGAGAATGATTTTCCAGCgttgaaaaacaagaaaaacgaAAACGGAAATGTCAATGCTAATCTGAAGTCCAACTACGACAAGCTGAATGGCAACAGTAACAAATATGCTGAAAATTTGAATCTTGGAGGTAACGGATTACTTCCACCGTCCATGGTTAATGACATCGCGAAGGAAACTACGACGGAGACTGTCAAAATCAGCGTTGAGCCAGAAAAGGAACCGGAAGTCAATACCGCTCTGTTGCCCGCTGATGGACAAATTGATGCCGGTCTATCACCGGAACGGTACCCAACCTCCGAGTTTCACCAGTTCTGGGTGGTTTTGAAACGAACACTGTTGTTCAGCAGACGTGACTGG ACACTTATGTATCTTCGTTTATTCGCCCATATTCTGGTTGGTTTTCTGATCGGTGCTTTGTACTACGATATCGGTAACGACGGCGCCAAAGTACTTAGCAATCTTGGATTCCTGTTCTTCAACATGCTATTCCTGATGTACACCTCCATGACGATTACCATTCTATCAT TCCCGCTCGAGATGCCAGTCTTGttgaaggaaaattttaatCGTTGGTATTCACTGAGGTCATACTATTTGGCGATCACAGTTTCGGACATTCCATTTCAA GCGATATTTTGCGTGTTCTACGTATCGATAGTTTATTACTTTACATCACAGCCTCTGGAATGGTTCCGCTTTTCCATGTTTCTTGGTTCTTGCTTGCTGATTTCATTCGTTGCTCAAAGTGTGGGTTTAGTCGTCGGAGCGGCTATGAACGTACAAAACGGTGTCTTTTTGGCACCAGTCATGTCCGTACCGTTCCTGTTATTCTCCGGATTCTTTGTTTCGTTCGACGCCATTCCAATCTATCTTCGATGGATCACATATCTGTCCTACATTCGTTATGGATTCGAGGGAACTGCGCTGGCTACCTATTCATATGGCCGTGAAAAGCTGAAGTGTTATCAAGTATATTGTCATTTCAAGTCTCCGACAACTACGCTGGAAGAGTTGGACATGTTGGACGCTAACTTTACGCTGGACATTGTCGCCCTGGTGGTCATCTTTGTTGTATTGAGAGTTGCAGCATTCCTGTTTTTGCGATGGAAGCTCAAGACCACCAGATAA